In Aureibaculum algae, the following are encoded in one genomic region:
- a CDS encoding MFS transporter, whose amino-acid sequence MSTTNKFSFVNPNKVPFFYGYIVLFIGTIGVWASIPGQTVGVSVFTDPVKDALGLTRNQFSNAYMIGTFMSSFFVARAGVLFDKYGARYVAFFAAIFLAISLLLASVSVSISEFFKTLFNNTSWIIPFSVISLLFFMIRFSGQGVLTMASRNMIMIWFDKNRGKVNALSSVAVSLGFSSSPILLNRLIDDHGWQLSWQLIAICLLIFSFFILQFYRNNPEDFNMIPDGSKIIEDKVKIKKVEHQFTLKEAKETRAFWVFGLTLAFNSFFITGFTFHIVSIFANHDYSKSEAISIFLPISIIAISVGTLFNILSDYVRQKILLYLMLFSGLLATVGLLLLGNSIRIYLLVIGLGGMGGMFSVINAVSWPRYYGRLHLGAITGKIMSFLVIASAIAPSLFSYSYTTLGSYSYISYLNIIFLITLIIASIKAKNPQ is encoded by the coding sequence ATGTCAACGACTAATAAATTCTCCTTTGTAAACCCCAATAAAGTTCCATTTTTTTATGGGTATATCGTTTTGTTTATTGGTACAATTGGTGTTTGGGCTAGCATACCAGGTCAAACAGTAGGAGTCTCAGTATTTACTGATCCTGTTAAAGATGCATTAGGGCTTACCAGAAATCAGTTTAGCAATGCCTATATGATAGGTACTTTTATGAGTTCCTTTTTTGTGGCAAGGGCAGGAGTGCTTTTTGATAAATATGGGGCTCGGTATGTTGCATTCTTTGCGGCCATATTCTTAGCTATATCTTTATTATTAGCTTCCGTTTCGGTTTCAATAAGTGAATTCTTTAAAACGTTATTCAACAATACCTCTTGGATTATTCCATTTTCAGTAATTTCTTTGTTGTTTTTTATGATTAGGTTTAGCGGACAAGGTGTTTTGACCATGGCTTCTAGAAATATGATTATGATATGGTTTGATAAGAATCGAGGTAAAGTTAATGCTTTAAGTAGCGTTGCGGTTTCACTCGGGTTTTCTAGCTCTCCGATACTACTCAATAGACTTATTGATGATCATGGTTGGCAACTCAGTTGGCAACTTATAGCTATTTGTTTATTGATTTTTAGCTTCTTCATTTTACAATTCTATAGAAATAATCCTGAAGATTTTAACATGATACCTGATGGTTCTAAAATAATAGAGGATAAGGTGAAAATAAAAAAAGTAGAACATCAATTTACGTTAAAAGAAGCAAAAGAAACACGAGCTTTTTGGGTGTTCGGACTTACATTAGCATTTAATAGTTTTTTTATAACAGGATTTACTTTTCATATCGTATCCATATTCGCAAATCACGATTATTCTAAAAGTGAGGCCATTTCCATTTTTTTACCCATATCAATTATAGCCATTTCTGTAGGGACTCTTTTTAATATATTAAGCGATTATGTTCGTCAGAAAATATTACTTTACCTAATGTTGTTTAGTGGCTTATTAGCTACTGTAGGATTATTGCTACTTGGTAATTCAATTAGAATATATTTATTAGTTATAGGATTAGGCGGTATGGGCGGTATGTTTTCAGTTATAAATGCAGTGTCTTGGCCTAGATATTATGGTAGATTACATTTAGGTGCAATAACGGGTAAAATAATGAGTTTTTTAGTGATTGCAAGTGCTATTGCTCCAAGCTTGTTTAGTTATAGTTACACTACTTTGGGGTCTTACAGTTATATCAGTTATCTTAATATTATTTTTTTGATAACACTTATCATAGCATCTATAAAAGCTAAAAATCCTCAGTAA
- a CDS encoding MFS transporter, whose amino-acid sequence MQKNDPYAALRFKEFNIFLVMRFAMVFAWSMQFVVIEWQVYSLTKDPLSLGIIGLMEVIPAVSLALFAGHIVDQKEKKGLLIKCLLAFSVISFGLFLLTWPEVISGWSSNKILYSIYFLVFLGGFIRAFLGPTIFSLFALIVPKKIYPNAATWSSSVWQMGVVLGPALAGFSINWIGVHWSLCLVFAFSIIALISLSFISKKPILNPKIGENVFKSLKEGIKFVYSTKVILGAITLDMIAVLFGGAVALLPIFAQDILHVGSEGFGILRASPAVGALLIMFTSAYFPLNKNAGMKLLAAIFGFGICIIVFGLSSWFWISVVALFLSGVTDGISMIIRQTILQLKTPDHMRGRVASVNSMFVGSSNELGAFESGLTAKLMGTVTAVVFGGAMTLLTVGMTGAFFPKLRKLDLRKDIKEHEKE is encoded by the coding sequence GTGCAAAAAAACGATCCTTACGCAGCATTACGTTTTAAAGAGTTTAATATATTTTTAGTAATGCGTTTTGCGATGGTATTTGCTTGGTCCATGCAATTTGTAGTTATCGAATGGCAAGTGTATAGTTTAACTAAAGATCCACTTTCCTTGGGGATTATTGGTTTAATGGAAGTGATTCCTGCAGTTTCCTTAGCTCTGTTTGCAGGACATATTGTAGATCAAAAAGAGAAGAAAGGACTGCTAATTAAATGTCTATTGGCTTTTTCAGTGATTAGTTTTGGGTTGTTTTTACTAACATGGCCAGAAGTAATTTCAGGTTGGTCTTCCAATAAAATCCTTTATTCTATTTATTTTTTAGTCTTTTTAGGTGGATTTATTCGTGCCTTTTTAGGTCCAACAATTTTTTCTTTATTTGCGTTAATTGTTCCAAAAAAAATATATCCTAATGCCGCAACATGGAGTAGTTCTGTTTGGCAAATGGGAGTGGTTCTAGGCCCTGCTTTGGCCGGATTTTCTATCAATTGGATTGGTGTACATTGGTCTTTATGTCTGGTTTTTGCTTTTTCAATAATAGCACTAATCAGTTTGTCTTTTATTTCTAAAAAACCGATATTAAATCCCAAAATTGGTGAAAATGTGTTTAAAAGCTTAAAAGAAGGGATCAAGTTTGTTTATTCAACTAAAGTAATTTTAGGTGCTATAACCTTAGACATGATCGCTGTTTTATTTGGTGGAGCAGTAGCTTTATTGCCCATTTTTGCACAAGATATTTTACATGTTGGTTCCGAAGGATTTGGCATTCTAAGAGCGTCTCCAGCTGTCGGAGCCTTATTAATAATGTTCACATCTGCATATTTTCCGCTTAATAAAAATGCAGGTATGAAATTATTAGCCGCTATATTTGGATTTGGTATTTGTATTATTGTTTTTGGTTTATCTTCTTGGTTTTGGATTTCAGTTGTAGCCCTCTTTTTAAGTGGTGTAACCGATGGTATTTCTATGATTATTAGACAAACCATATTACAATTAAAAACGCCCGATCATATGCGTGGTAGAGTAGCATCAGTAAATTCAATGTTTGTTGGCTCTTCTAATGAGTTAGGAGCTTTTGAAAGTGGACTTACGGCTAAACTTATGGGTACTGTAACTGCCGTTGTATTTGGAGGAGCAATGACCTTACTTACCGTTGGTATGACAGGGGCTTTCTTTCCTAAATTAAGAAAATTAGACCTTCGTAAAGATATAAAAGAACATGAAAAAGAATAA